A window of Bacillota bacterium contains these coding sequences:
- a CDS encoding diaminopimelate dehydrogenase, with product MSIKVAVVGYGNIGRFAVEAVQAAPDMELAGVVRRSIGEEQPQELAGVRVVTAIDQLPEVDAALICTPTRSVPEYAAQILARGINTVDSYDVHGRLVDVRTELEQTAVKHNAVAVVSAGWDPGTDSLIRGIFSLMAPKGVTYTNFGPGMSMGHTVAVKAVAGVADALSVTIPLGTGIHRRLVYVQLEAGADFEAVKQAIKADPYFVNDETHVFQVDDVEQLIDKGHGVVIERRGVSGQTYNQQFRYEMRINNPALTAQIMTACARASVKQKPGAYTMLEIPIIDYLYGDRDTLLRQLV from the coding sequence ATGAGCATAAAAGTAGCAGTAGTTGGTTACGGCAATATTGGCAGATTCGCTGTGGAAGCTGTTCAGGCTGCTCCTGACATGGAACTGGCTGGTGTGGTCCGGCGCAGTATCGGGGAAGAACAGCCGCAGGAGTTGGCAGGAGTGCGGGTCGTCACTGCGATCGATCAGCTTCCCGAGGTGGATGCAGCATTAATCTGCACCCCGACCCGCTCAGTTCCGGAGTACGCAGCTCAAATTTTGGCCCGAGGCATCAACACTGTCGACAGCTATGATGTCCACGGCCGCTTGGTAGATGTCCGCACTGAGCTGGAGCAGACAGCAGTTAAGCATAACGCCGTGGCAGTTGTATCTGCCGGCTGGGATCCCGGTACAGATTCGCTGATCCGGGGAATTTTTTCCTTAATGGCACCGAAAGGAGTTACCTACACTAATTTTGGTCCCGGAATGAGTATGGGCCACACCGTAGCGGTTAAAGCGGTTGCAGGGGTTGCTGACGCTTTATCGGTGACGATTCCGCTCGGCACCGGCATTCACCGCCGCCTGGTTTATGTACAGCTGGAAGCAGGAGCTGACTTTGAAGCAGTAAAACAGGCGATCAAAGCGGATCCCTATTTCGTCAATGATGAAACTCACGTTTTCCAGGTGGATGATGTGGAGCAGCTGATCGATAAGGGCCATGGTGTTGTCATTGAGCGCCGCGGTGTTTCTGGCCAAACTTACAATCAGCAGTTTCGGTATGAAATGCGGATCAACAACCCGGCCCTGACTGCTCAGATCATGACGGCGTGCGCCCGCGCCAGTGTAAAACAAAAACCGGGTGCTTATACTATGTTAGAGATTCCCATTATTGACTATCTTTATGGAGATAGAGATACTTTATTACGACAGTTAGTGTAG
- a CDS encoding glutamate--tRNA ligase: MDQVRVRFAPSPTGYLHVGSARTALFNYLFAKHHQGVFVLRIEDTDLARSTDESTQAILDAMKYLELFWDEGPEVGGDYGPYFQSQRLELYREYADKLIESGRAYQCFCTPDELDQIRKEAIEKKRDPKYDGRCFHLTEAEKQKYLDEGRTPVLRFKAQYEGTTVVDDLIRGQVKFDNHQLDDFVIMKSDGMPTYNFAVVVDDALMRITHVIRGEDHLSNTPKQIQLYEALGFAVPKFAHIPMILGPDKALLSKRHGATSVTQFRDEGYLPDAMVNYLALLGWAYDDSQTIFKRDDLITKFTLEKVSKNPAVFDITKLQWMNGVYIRDLNLDEFYAYALPLFQAWSFLPEEVNPEQERKAKAVLASLQERVKLLTELKEASYYFFEDELQYNEKAVSKFLLKDGASEILTALLTELLAVKEYTQVNLEPVFHKIQEQFDVKLGAVMQPLRVAVTGTNVSPGMYEVLETLGRAKTCQRIKDALALIKQHQEGN; the protein is encoded by the coding sequence ATGGATCAGGTAAGAGTTCGGTTTGCTCCCAGTCCTACCGGCTATCTGCACGTAGGATCGGCGCGGACCGCTTTATTTAATTATTTATTTGCTAAACACCATCAAGGAGTATTTGTGCTTAGGATTGAGGATACTGACCTGGCCAGAAGCACAGACGAATCCACCCAGGCAATTCTGGATGCCATGAAGTATCTGGAGCTTTTCTGGGATGAAGGACCGGAAGTAGGCGGCGATTACGGCCCGTACTTCCAATCCCAGCGCCTTGAGCTTTATCGGGAATATGCCGATAAGTTAATCGAATCAGGCCGAGCTTATCAGTGCTTCTGCACTCCGGACGAGCTCGATCAAATCCGGAAGGAAGCGATCGAAAAGAAGCGCGATCCTAAGTATGATGGGCGCTGCTTTCACTTAACCGAGGCTGAGAAGCAGAAATACCTTGATGAAGGCAGAACCCCGGTGCTGAGATTTAAGGCGCAGTACGAAGGAACTACTGTGGTTGATGATTTAATCCGCGGCCAGGTTAAGTTTGACAACCATCAGCTCGATGATTTCGTAATCATGAAATCTGACGGCATGCCCACCTATAACTTCGCAGTAGTGGTTGATGACGCTTTGATGCGAATTACCCACGTAATTCGGGGTGAAGACCATCTTTCCAACACACCAAAGCAGATTCAGCTGTATGAAGCCCTTGGTTTTGCCGTGCCCAAGTTTGCCCACATCCCCATGATTTTAGGACCGGATAAAGCGCTGTTAAGTAAACGCCACGGTGCAACTTCGGTAACCCAATTCCGGGACGAAGGCTATCTGCCCGATGCCATGGTGAACTATCTGGCGCTGTTGGGATGGGCTTATGATGATTCCCAGACCATTTTTAAGCGGGATGACTTAATTACCAAGTTTACGCTGGAAAAAGTTTCCAAAAATCCTGCTGTTTTTGATATTACTAAGCTGCAGTGGATGAATGGAGTTTATATCCGGGATTTAAATCTAGATGAATTCTACGCTTATGCCCTGCCGCTGTTTCAAGCTTGGAGCTTCCTGCCCGAAGAAGTCAATCCGGAGCAGGAACGGAAAGCCAAAGCTGTTTTAGCCAGTCTCCAGGAAAGGGTTAAGCTGTTAACGGAGCTGAAAGAAGCCAGCTACTATTTCTTTGAAGATGAGCTTCAGTACAATGAAAAAGCAGTTAGTAAGTTTCTCCTGAAAGATGGAGCGAGTGAGATCTTGACTGCCCTGTTAACTGAGCTGCTGGCAGTTAAAGAATATACCCAGGTGAATTTAGAGCCGGTGTTCCACAAGATTCAAGAGCAGTTTGATGTCAAACTCGGCGCAGTCATGCAGCCGCTTAGGGTCGCTGTGACCGGTACCAATGTCAGTCCGGGAATGTATGAAGTGCTGGAAACTTTAGGGAGGGCTAAGACCTGCCAGCGGATCAAGGATGCCCTGGCATTAATCAAACAACACCAGGAGGGGAACTAG
- a CDS encoding OsmC family protein has translation MAFTAVSARSQNQVTMDSSAQHGGEGSGVSPMEMVLAALAGCSGMDVVSILNKKRVAYSGISISVEGERADEHPRVFTKINVVYTFTGENLEDKRKALEDSVRLSMEKYCSVAGMVDKTAEINWRVEIAD, from the coding sequence ATGGCTTTTACCGCAGTTTCCGCGCGTAGTCAAAATCAAGTGACCATGGATTCTTCCGCTCAACATGGGGGAGAAGGATCAGGTGTTTCTCCGATGGAAATGGTGCTGGCGGCTCTCGCGGGCTGCTCGGGGATGGATGTAGTGAGCATCCTCAATAAGAAAAGGGTTGCCTACAGCGGTATCAGCATCAGTGTGGAAGGTGAGCGGGCTGATGAGCATCCCCGCGTTTTCACCAAGATTAATGTTGTTTACACTTTTACTGGTGAGAACTTAGAGGACAAGCGTAAAGCGTTAGAAGACAGTGTGCGTCTTTCCATGGAAAAATACTGCTCTGTTGCAGGCATGGTTGATAAAACCGCAGAAATTAACTGGCGGGTTGAAATCGCCGATTAA